The DNA region CACGCGCAAGCTGCCCCGGCACGCGCCCGCCGAATCCGCGCGGCGCGCCGGGGTCGTCCCCGCGGTGGTCGCCGCCCTCGGCGTCGCGGCGCTCACCTGGGCGGCTCAGCATCCGTCCCTCGCGGCGCTGGCCTACGGCGGCGCCGGCCTGATCGCCCTCGCGTACGCGCTTCGCAAACTCCTGCCCGCCGGGACGTTGTCGTCGCGGCCGGGGTTGCCCACAGTGATCGCCTCACGCGCGTTGATCGCGGGCGCGTACGCCGGGATGGAGGCGTACCTGCCGCTCACGATGACCGAGGTCCACGGCTACAGCCCCGCGCTGGCCGGGCTGCCGCTGACGGTGACCGCGCTGGGCTGGTCGGCGGGGTCGATGCTGCAGGGCCGCATGCTCGACTGGTCGCGCGAGGCGTCGCTGAGGACGGGGTTCGCGCTGGTCGCGGCCGGTCTGGCGATCTTCGTCTTCGTCCCGCTGCCCTCGTTCCCCGGCTGGATGGCGTTCGTGGCGTCGGCGATCGGCGGCTCCGGGATGGGGATCGCGATGCCCGCGATCTCGGTGCTGCTGCTCCGGTACTCGCCGGAGGCGGAACGCGGGTTCAACACCTCGGCGCTGCAGCTCGGCGACTGGGTCGGATCGGCCCTGACCATCGGTTTAGGCGGTGTCCTGCTCGCGTCGCTGGCTTCGGCGAAGGACCCTTCGGTGGCGATCGTGGTGCTTTCGGTGGTGCTGACCGGCATCGCGTTGCTGGGGGTGCGGGTGACCGGACGGTGGCCGTCGGATATGAGCGCCGCCACCCGCTGACCAGGGTGGGCTTGGTCACGCCCCGGAACGGGCTACCCTGAA from Amycolatopsis sp. EV170708-02-1 includes:
- a CDS encoding MFS transporter; amino-acid sequence: MQARRMTITGDKAKPKGVLWTPEHRVTTIGLLLMVTLIAFESMGVATAMPTMVADLDGLALYAWPFTTFLVASVVATVLSGRLGDRKGPAPALLAGTALFAAGLLVAGLAHDMPLLLLGRALQGFGSGLLLVSVSLLIALTFSDRERPVIYAANAAAWVLPAVIGPSVAGVVTVSVGWRWVFLGLIPLTGIGLALLIVVTRKLPRHAPAESARRAGVVPAVVAALGVAALTWAAQHPSLAALAYGGAGLIALAYALRKLLPAGTLSSRPGLPTVIASRALIAGAYAGMEAYLPLTMTEVHGYSPALAGLPLTVTALGWSAGSMLQGRMLDWSREASLRTGFALVAAGLAIFVFVPLPSFPGWMAFVASAIGGSGMGIAMPAISVLLLRYSPEAERGFNTSALQLGDWVGSALTIGLGGVLLASLASAKDPSVAIVVLSVVLTGIALLGVRVTGRWPSDMSAATR